In a genomic window of Helianthus annuus cultivar XRQ/B chromosome 10, HanXRQr2.0-SUNRISE, whole genome shotgun sequence:
- the LOC110884262 gene encoding pectinesterase inhibitor 6, whose protein sequence is MVCTRIMLVTFLLLSWLAAPSCSWGSREGNSYVKDACSVTRYQNLCIHSLSSFSNTAKRDPSKWARAGISVTIGVTKNTTRYLIALKKKNTMKGRNRVAVLDCVEEFQDALDNLHKSLGVLRHISGELFDAQMGDVTTWISSAITDEDTCLDGFEGQKGKAIKKLASKVTKVGYFTSNALALVTKLASAGP, encoded by the coding sequence ATGGTGTGTACTAGAATTATGTTAGTGACATTCTTGTTACTATCATGGTTAGCTGCCCCATCATGCTCATGGGGATCTAGAGAGGGGAATAGCTATGTTAAAGATGCTTGTAGTGTTACAAGATATCAAAATCTTTGCATTCACTCTCTTTCTTCATTCTCAAACACAGCGAAACGGGACCCGAGTAAGTGGGCCCGGGCTGGTATCTCGGTCACCATAGGTGTTACCAAGAACACGACCCGTTACTTAATAGCCCTAAAGAAGAAGAATACCATGAAGGGAAGAAACCGAGTGGCGGTTCTAGATTGTGTGGAGGAGTTTCAAGATGCATTGGATAATCTTCACAAATCATTAGGGGTGCTTAGACATATTAGTGGTGAGTTATTTGATGCCCAAATGGGGGATGTAACTACTTGGATTAGTAGTGCAATTACTGATGAAGACACTTGTTTAGATGGGTTTGAAGGGCAAAAAGGGAAAGCAATAAAAAAGTTGGCAAGTAAGGTTACAAAAGTGGGTTATTTTACTAGTAATGCTCTTGCTCTTGTTACTAAACTTGCTTCAGCTGGACCATAG
- the LOC110884264 gene encoding 60S ribosomal protein L22-2 encodes MSRGAVAAKGGKKKTATFVIDCGKPVEDKIMEIASLEKFLQERIKVGGKAGNLGDSVTISREKNKISVTADSNFSKRYLKYLTKKYLKKHNVRDWLRVIASNKERNVYELRYFNIAENEGEEED; translated from the exons ATGAGTCGCGGAGCAGTAGCAGCAAAGGGCGGGAAGAAGAAAACGGCGACGTTTGTGATCGATTGTGGAAAGCCGGTAGAGGATAAGATTATGGAGATTGCGTCACTTGAGAAGTTTCTTCAGGAGAGGATTAAGGTTGGCGGGAAAGCTGGGAATCTCGGGGATTCTGTTACGATTTCTCGTGAGAAGAATAAGATCTCTGTTACTGCTGATAGCAATTTCTCCAAAAG GTACTTGAAATACTTGACAAAGAAATACTTGAAGAAGCACAATGTGCGGGACTGGCTTCGTGTGATCGCTTCTAACAAAGAACGCAATGTTTATGAGCTAAGATACTTCAACATTGCTGAGAACGAGGGTGAAGAGGAAGATTAA